One Desulfatitalea tepidiphila genomic window, CTTTGAATATGTGACTATGACGTTGGTGTCAAGTTTCTATACAAAGACGGAGGGATTCTAACTGAATGCCATTCACCAAATCCGGCCCGGGCGGGACAGGTGGCCGATGCCACACGCCAAGCGGTCAAGTGCCGGTAAAAGGCACGGCGGGCGGCCCAGAAACTCGCTGCGCTCAAACAGTCTGGGCCGCTAGTGCCGTTTGCATTCAACCGGCACTATCGACCGCTGGCTGACTTGGCCCTGGCCACCTGCCCCACCCGGGCCTGCTTCAACCGTTGCCATGCGAATTATTTATCAAACGCCTTCTGTAATACATGCCCTTCAAGGTGAATCACATTCAGTTAGAATTGCTGACAATTACAGAGATGTATCCGGCCCTCAGCGGGCACCTATCCCGATCGCGGACAGATAAGCCACACCCCCCAAACGACGCACCTCCACCTGAATATCCGCGGCCCGCTGCGACACGTAGGGGGTTGGCGGCGAGACGCGATGCGTCCCGGGATTGGGCAGGGCCGCGGCCAGAAGGGCGGCCTGGTAACCGTTGAGCCGCGACGGCGGCAAGCCGAAAAACCGCCGGCCCGCGGCATCGGCCCCGAAGATGTCGGGTCCGAACTGGGCGATATTGAGATAGACCTCCAGAATACGCCGCTTGGACCAGACCAGTTCGATGGCCACCGTCAGCCCGGCTTCAATGCCCTTTCGGACCCAACTGCGACCGGACCAGAGAAAGAGGTTCTTGGTCACCTGCTGGGAAATGGTGCTGGCCCCCCTGGGTGTCGACCTGCGCCGATTATCCTCCAGCGCGTCGGAGATGGCCTTGAAATCAAAACCCCAGTGGTCGGGAAAACGCTGGTCCTCGGACGCGACCACCGCTACAGCCAAGGCGGGCGAAATCTTTTTCAGCGGCACCCAGCGGTATGCGACCGGGTTACCCCTGATCTTGTGCCCCAGCATGAACGCACTGGTGGGCACCGGCATCCAGCGCAACAGGAGGATGACACAAAACAGAACGACGGCAAACGCCGAAACGACAATACCCGCCCACTTGGCCGCGGACCTGAACCGCCGGGGGCTGGGTCCCTGCCGTTGTGCCTGCGTCTCGAAATAATCGGACCAGAAGAGTTTGGACTTAAACATCTTCGAGATGACAAAAAAAGCTGCCCGGCAGTTCCACCCAATCACCGATCAGGGGGCTGCCGGGCGACGCGTTTATCACATCTGGTTAGCCGGGGATGGACACCGGTGCGGCCTTGCCGATGAATTCCAGGGTTGCCTCGTACTTGGCACGCAAATCCACTGTGCCCTCATCGATCTCCTTTTTGACCGGACTCCATTCGGTGGGGCACTCGTTCCGCAGTCCGGACAATCGATCTTCCATTTCGGTGATAATATTAACCAGATCGCCGTACTGATACAACACCTTATCCTTATCAACGCCGGGAAGCTTATCAAATTTCCGCTGAAGATCAAACAGGCGGGCCTTCCACACGCCAAGCTCGAGTTCCACATTTTTGCAATAATCGTTTACATTCATGGCTTCTCTCCTTTTAATGAGGTCGTGTTAACTTCACAAGAAAGATATTTAAAATGAAAGTTAACCGTCCCTGAGCATAACGCAATCCGAGGGAATTCAGCGCTGAATGGGGGTCAAAACCTACCAACGTGTCAATTGGGACGGCCCGCATATCCAAAGGG contains:
- the mtgA gene encoding monofunctional biosynthetic peptidoglycan transglycosylase, producing MFKSKLFWSDYFETQAQRQGPSPRRFRSAAKWAGIVVSAFAVVLFCVILLLRWMPVPTSAFMLGHKIRGNPVAYRWVPLKKISPALAVAVVASEDQRFPDHWGFDFKAISDALEDNRRRSTPRGASTISQQVTKNLFLWSGRSWVRKGIEAGLTVAIELVWSKRRILEVYLNIAQFGPDIFGADAAGRRFFGLPPSRLNGYQAALLAAALPNPGTHRVSPPTPYVSQRAADIQVEVRRLGGVAYLSAIGIGAR